The proteins below are encoded in one region of Lactuca sativa cultivar Salinas chromosome 3, Lsat_Salinas_v11, whole genome shotgun sequence:
- the LOC111877863 gene encoding B3 domain-containing protein LOC_Os12g40080: MNFKYGDEASFYKILSSDSEDHLTLPPAFAEKYLEKDNNKRGTVVLKTKSAVEWSVKYFKIKDEYYFMDGWVKFMKDNRLQMGDLLVFSLLSPPPNSIFQVVFYAPNGCVKHQICSSDLPCKEQRSRNGSLESAKSFKSDKPFYSVTMKLSYLGEWGLYVPIRFLKRYLLSNNEMSVNCVLEVSDGRKWGPIKCRDYKTCGKLYGPNWKKFREDNQLGVGDVCVLELMNEMKKVLKVTIFGGC; the protein is encoded by the exons ATGAATTTCAAGTATGGAGATGAAGCTTCCTTCTACAAGATATTATCCAGCGACTCCGAAGACCACCTT ACATTGCCTCCTGCTTTTGCTGAGAAGTATCTGGAAAAGGACAACAACAAGAGAGGAACAGTTGTTCTCAAGACCAAATCTGCTGTTGAATGGAGTGTCAAATACTTTAAAATCAAAGACGAATACTACTTCATGGATGGATGGGTCAAGTTCATGAAAGACAATCGTCTTCAAATGGGCGATTTGCTTGTCTTTTCGCTTCTCTCTCCTCCTCCAAATTCAATCTTTCAGGTCGTTTTCTATGCCCCAAATGGATGCGTCAAACACCAAATTTGTTCTTCAG ATTTGCCATGTAAAGAACAGAGGTCAAGAAACGGATCTCTTGAATCAGCTAAATCTTTCAAATCAGACAAACCATTTTACTCTGTTACAATGAAACTTTCATACCTTGGAGAATGGGGATTG TATGTACCAATAAGATTCTTGAAAAGATATTTGTTGAGTAACAATGAGATGAGTGTCAATTGTGTTCTTGAGGTATCAGATGGGAGAAAATGGGGTCCAATTAAATGCAGGGATTACAAGACTTGTGGTAAATTATATGGTCCTAATTGGAAGAAATTTCGTGAAGATAATCAATTGGGTGtgggtgatgtttgtgtattGGAACTGATGAATGAGATGAAAAAAGTGTTGAAAGTCACCATATTTGGGGGTTGCTAA
- the LOC122196906 gene encoding uncharacterized protein LOC122196906, with protein sequence MDGWLKFMKDNRLQMGDFLVFWLCSPSPNLMFQVFFFAPNGCLKHPISTSGVGDDDWMKPFVKEEDSDDDDEELLGNVQKFVRVLRISYLHRMPLSNAILNTTGIDAYAYVWLRNDDGKLWKVEVAKHGQKGQPRLARGWSDFRKGNKMKIQDICEISHVKHNLLHVHVIKKQKRERPSTGK encoded by the exons ATGGATGGATGGCTCAAGTTTATGAAGGACAATCGTCTTCAAATGGGAGACTTTCTTGTCTTTTGGTTATGTTCTCCTTCTCCAAATCTAATGTTTCAGGTCTTCTTCTTTGCACCCAATGGCTGCCTCAAACACCCAATTAGCACTTCAG GTGTAGGTGATGATGATTGGATGAAACCCTTCGTCAAAGAAGaggacagtgatgatgatgatgaggaattATTGGGAAACGTGCAGAAGTTTGTGAGGGTTCTCAGGATATCCTACCTTCATCGAATG CCATTGTCGAATGCTATTTTGAATACAACTGGAATCGATGCGTACGCCTATGTGTGGTTGAGAAATGACGACGGAAAGTTATGGAAAGTGGAGGTAGCCAAGCACGGCCAAAAGGGCCAGCCACGTCTAGCGAGAGGATGGTCGGATTTCAGGAAAGGTAATAAAATGAAGATCCAAGACATTTGTGAGATCAGTCATGTGAAGCACAACTTGCTGCATGTTCATGTGATAAAGAAGCAGAAAAGGGAACGACCCTCAACAGGAAAATGA